In one Vampirovibrio chlorellavorus genomic region, the following are encoded:
- the rpmE gene encoding 50S ribosomal protein L31, whose amino-acid sequence MREAVHPQYNKVKATCVCGNTIDTGSVLSEIRLDVCSACHPFFTGTQKIMDTEGRVEKFKKRYAKSEQK is encoded by the coding sequence ATGCGTGAAGCAGTCCACCCCCAATATAACAAGGTTAAAGCCACCTGTGTGTGTGGAAACACCATCGACACAGGCTCCGTGCTGTCTGAAATCCGTTTGGACGTTTGCAGCGCTTGCCATCCCTTCTTTACCGGTACCCAGAAAATCATGGATACCGAGGGTCGGGTTGAGAAGTTCAAAAAGCGCTACGCCAAATCCGAACAGAAGTAG
- a CDS encoding flavin monoamine oxidase family protein — MARTTVWVWLKQLTAEAMAQHLERPLTRRQFLKGLSGTALTLGGATLGLAQARKNELPVKGALSLAESGLGRPRVIIVGGGLAGLVSAYRLTQLGVPCEIYEASHRVGGRVFTRRNIDGEGLFVELGGELVDTNHEALIGLCTALNVSLERFPSPGENIQPALFMNGSEVRTEQDVIQAFQPLAKALAQDLERIFPDGEVRIPTYREPCGAEWLDQMSLEAYLDALKEVPEWLRKVIKAAYVGEYGLDPHEQSALNLLLLIDPETSEGFRMFGESDEAMRIQGGNSTLVDALYAAIRDRVPVHFGCKLSHVNDNGQSLTLTFHQRRRKRNINAGQVILATPFSVLRQIGGLNTLGLSPRKLRAIREWGYGTNSKQMLMFNSRFWLNPAAPFPANTGELFTDWPSQCYWETSRLQAGKNGILTNFLGGGAGLSANGSQWRQSLADLEQLFKGQATQAFTGQQILMNWSRHPWAKASYSCPRPGQYTSLMGAAGEPELNDSLFFAGEHCSVDWAGFMNGAVESGLLAAEGVVGSRKSHESRERFGEISG, encoded by the coding sequence GTGGCCAGAACTACAGTATGGGTATGGTTAAAGCAATTGACCGCAGAGGCCATGGCTCAGCACTTAGAGAGGCCCTTGACCCGTCGCCAGTTTTTGAAGGGTTTATCGGGTACAGCGCTCACGCTGGGGGGGGCCACTTTGGGGTTGGCGCAGGCCCGGAAAAACGAACTTCCCGTGAAAGGAGCCCTGTCGCTTGCCGAAAGTGGGCTGGGCAGGCCTCGAGTGATCATTGTGGGCGGCGGCCTGGCCGGTTTGGTCAGCGCCTATCGCCTGACGCAGCTGGGCGTTCCCTGTGAAATTTACGAGGCCAGTCACCGGGTGGGCGGGCGTGTATTCACGCGCCGTAATATTGACGGGGAAGGCCTGTTTGTAGAGCTGGGCGGTGAGCTGGTAGATACCAACCATGAGGCCCTGATTGGCTTGTGTACCGCCTTAAACGTCTCTTTGGAGCGCTTTCCTTCTCCCGGTGAGAATATTCAGCCTGCTTTGTTTATGAATGGTTCAGAGGTCAGGACGGAACAGGATGTCATTCAGGCCTTCCAGCCGTTAGCTAAGGCGTTAGCCCAAGATTTGGAGCGCATTTTTCCCGATGGGGAAGTGCGCATCCCCACTTATCGGGAGCCTTGTGGGGCTGAGTGGCTGGATCAGATGTCGCTAGAGGCTTATCTGGACGCTCTGAAAGAAGTGCCTGAATGGCTTAGAAAGGTGATTAAAGCGGCCTATGTGGGTGAATACGGCCTTGACCCGCACGAACAGTCCGCCTTGAACTTACTGTTGCTGATTGACCCCGAAACCAGCGAAGGGTTCCGCATGTTTGGGGAAAGTGATGAGGCCATGCGCATTCAGGGTGGCAACAGCACGCTGGTGGATGCCCTTTACGCTGCTATCCGGGACCGGGTTCCGGTTCACTTCGGGTGTAAGCTCAGTCATGTGAATGACAATGGACAATCACTCACCCTGACTTTCCACCAGCGGCGTCGAAAGCGCAACATCAATGCCGGGCAAGTCATTCTGGCCACTCCCTTTTCGGTGCTTCGACAAATTGGGGGGCTTAACACTCTGGGCTTATCCCCACGCAAGCTCAGGGCCATTCGCGAGTGGGGTTACGGCACCAACAGCAAGCAAATGCTGATGTTTAACAGTCGTTTCTGGCTAAACCCCGCAGCCCCGTTCCCGGCCAACACCGGGGAGTTGTTTACAGACTGGCCAAGCCAGTGCTATTGGGAAACCAGCAGGCTGCAAGCGGGGAAAAATGGTATTCTGACCAATTTTCTGGGCGGCGGGGCTGGCTTGTCCGCCAATGGCAGCCAATGGCGCCAGTCTCTGGCCGATCTGGAACAACTCTTCAAGGGGCAGGCGACCCAGGCGTTCACAGGCCAGCAGATTCTGATGAACTGGTCCCGTCATCCCTGGGCCAAAGCCAGTTACAGTTGCCCTCGTCCCGGCCAGTACACCAGCTTGATGGGGGCGGCAGGCGAACCAGAACTGAATGACAGTCTGTTCTTCGCCGGTGAACACTGCAGCGTGGACTGGGCCGGCTTTATGAACGGGGCAGTGGAAAGCGGCTTGCTGGCTGCCGAAGGGGTTGTGGGCTCTCGGAAGAGCCATGAGTCCCGGGAACGCTTTGGAGAAATCTCTGGATAA